The Macrococcoides canis genome has a window encoding:
- a CDS encoding ABC transporter ATP-binding protein, with protein MDEIVVTNLSKSYEHPVFKPLSFAVEKGEMVAIIGASGSGKTTLIECMLGITTGDSGNVSIKGQLMPNIAALSDIGYMAQSDALYDSLTARENLRFFGSMYGKVTSKRIEEVSSITLLTAHLDKRVEKFSGGMKRRLSLAICLLHQPDILILDEPTTGLDPLLIEQIWHTFHTLQSSGTTLLITTHNMAEADRADKLLLLFDHEMLAYGTKQTLYQHYGVNSIQDIFIKEARNENNSDQ; from the coding sequence ATGGATGAAATTGTTGTAACAAATCTGAGTAAATCTTATGAACATCCCGTGTTTAAGCCACTGAGCTTTGCAGTTGAAAAAGGTGAGATGGTCGCTATTATCGGTGCCAGCGGATCCGGTAAGACGACTTTGATCGAATGCATGCTCGGGATCACAACAGGTGATAGTGGCAACGTCAGCATAAAAGGTCAGCTGATGCCGAATATCGCTGCACTGTCAGACATCGGCTATATGGCTCAAAGTGATGCGCTGTATGATTCATTAACCGCGCGAGAAAACTTGAGGTTCTTCGGCAGCATGTATGGTAAGGTGACTTCAAAGCGTATAGAAGAAGTCAGCAGCATCACTCTGCTCACAGCTCATCTTGACAAACGTGTCGAGAAATTTTCAGGAGGGATGAAGCGCAGACTGTCCTTAGCCATCTGTCTGCTGCATCAGCCGGACATCCTGATATTAGATGAGCCTACAACAGGTCTGGATCCTTTGTTAATCGAGCAAATTTGGCATACGTTCCACACGCTACAATCCAGCGGGACTACATTACTGATTACAACACATAATATGGCAGAAGCAGATCGCGCTGATAAGCTGCTCCTGCTGTTTGACCATGAGATGCTTGCATATGGTACGAAGCAGACGTTATATCAGCATTACGGGGTTAATTCTATTCAAGATATCTTTATTAAGGAGGCACGCAATGAGAATAACAGCGATCAGTAA